From the genome of Amycolatopsis camponoti:
GCGGATCGGTCCGGATGACCTGCGCTGTGGTGGGTTCGATCGCGCCGTTGAGCGCGTCGATGCTGACCGTGTCGTGTTCGGCGCCGCGGCCGAGATCGTTCAGGACGTGCCACGCCGTGACCAACACACTCGGCGACACCTGGAAACAGGTACCTACCGAGGCACCCTCGTCATTGAGCACCCGCCCCAGATAGGCACGTATGCGCGAGTCCGGCGGCATCAGGGTTACTTCGCAGCGTCGGGCTCGTAGGTCAGCTTCACCTTCAACGTTGCGTCCACAGAGCCGCCCGCAACGATCACATTGCCCTTGGCCGAAAACCCGAGCCCGAACTCGACCTCCAGCTTTGTTGGCCGCGCCGACTCCGCCGTCAGCTTGCCCAGCACCTCGACCGTCGACGCCGCCGCACCCACGATCACCTCATGCGCGCGACCGAACGCATCCAGCGCCTTCGCGCCAGCGTC
Proteins encoded in this window:
- a CDS encoding CU044_2847 family protein, with the translated sequence MAGQVVPMRFGGVEVLVATVPVAGTEPTSKLGDAGAKALDAFGRAHEVIVGAAASTVEVLGKLTAESARPTKLEVEFGLGFSAKGNVIVAGGSVDATLKVKLTYEPDAAK